From Alienimonas californiensis, a single genomic window includes:
- the polA gene encoding DNA polymerase I codes for MAETAPPSDARTGSEEGAGRREKKLLYLIDTYSLVFQNFHGIPAMTGPKGQPTNAVFGFTRDLRALLDKKPSHLVMCMEGGKTDRSTQFADYKATRKETPPDLEAQVPLILEMAAGHGVPCVSFPGQEADDVMATLAVKGAAAGFEVRIVTTDKDARQVVSDSIRLYNCRSGKTLGPEELMEEWGVRPDQVTDFQGLVGDSSDNIPGVPKVGPKAATELLTRYDTLEGVLAAAEPGPEAIEKSRVLNKTVRANLADPEHRANAVLSKQLATLRTDLELPMTWEDAAISKPDHDRLLALYTELGFKRLSEEARDNSENVPTQVVGAGGYVRRKRGEQDDGAKLKAITVDTPEAFDDFLDELREQPAFCVDLETTSTDATRADIVGWAVCWQDHRAFYIPVQSPQGQPALDPVAVLEAMRPILIDPGKTVHNQNLKYDLTVLLRAGGDVATVGVDPMVADYLLAAGERSHSLDALARRHLDRRTTPITDLIGKGKDQKLMFEVEVEDVAAYAAEDADVAWQLAGLMREKLEAEHLWELYETVERPLIPVLARMEHTGISLDVPELERQSAEITERLNQLEAEIQTLAGREFNVRSNKQLQEILFDELGLPVVKRTKTGPSTDSEVLEKLAPKHPLPAKVQEYRGLTKLQGTYVDALPKLVHPETGRIHCSFNQVVTSTGRLSSSDPNLQNIPVRTEEGRRVRKAFVPGEPGWKLLAADYSQIELRFLAHYSGDRALVDAFAEDRDVHTAVAAEIFGVPLEEVSPDQRRIAKTTNFGVIYGQSSYGLSATLGIPQDEAQTFIDAYLETYPGVRKLIEKTLSNVRNSGYAYTILGRRREVTGIRPRYQGQMNLAERTAFNAVIQGSAADLIKLAMIAVADRLRRENHPARLLLQIHDELLFETPAAAVDDLTALVTEEMTGAMSLDVPLRVDVNVGENWLDAK; via the coding sequence ATGGCCGAGACCGCCCCCCCGTCCGACGCTCGCACCGGGTCCGAAGAGGGCGCCGGCCGCCGCGAAAAGAAGCTGCTCTATCTGATCGACACCTACTCGCTGGTGTTCCAGAACTTCCACGGGATTCCGGCGATGACCGGGCCGAAGGGGCAGCCGACGAACGCCGTGTTCGGCTTCACCCGGGACCTGCGGGCGCTGCTGGACAAAAAGCCCTCGCACCTCGTGATGTGCATGGAGGGCGGCAAGACCGACCGCAGCACGCAGTTCGCGGACTATAAGGCGACCCGCAAGGAGACCCCGCCGGACCTGGAGGCGCAGGTCCCGCTGATCCTCGAGATGGCCGCCGGCCACGGCGTGCCCTGCGTCTCCTTCCCCGGGCAGGAGGCGGACGACGTGATGGCAACCCTCGCCGTAAAAGGCGCCGCGGCGGGGTTCGAGGTCCGCATCGTCACGACTGACAAGGACGCCCGGCAGGTCGTCTCCGATTCGATCCGCCTCTACAACTGCCGCAGCGGCAAGACGTTGGGGCCGGAGGAGTTGATGGAGGAGTGGGGCGTGCGGCCCGATCAGGTGACGGACTTTCAGGGGCTGGTGGGCGATTCCTCGGACAACATCCCCGGGGTGCCGAAGGTCGGCCCGAAGGCGGCGACGGAACTGCTGACCCGCTACGACACCCTGGAGGGCGTGCTGGCCGCGGCCGAACCGGGGCCGGAGGCGATCGAGAAGAGCCGCGTGCTGAACAAAACGGTGCGGGCGAACCTCGCCGACCCGGAGCACCGCGCGAACGCCGTGCTGTCCAAGCAGCTCGCCACGCTGCGGACGGACCTGGAACTGCCGATGACGTGGGAGGACGCGGCGATCTCCAAGCCGGACCACGATCGGTTGCTGGCGCTCTACACCGAACTCGGCTTCAAGCGGCTCTCGGAGGAGGCCCGCGACAACTCGGAGAACGTGCCCACGCAGGTCGTCGGCGCCGGCGGCTACGTGCGGCGGAAGCGGGGGGAGCAGGACGACGGGGCGAAGCTGAAGGCGATCACCGTCGACACCCCGGAGGCCTTCGACGATTTCCTCGACGAACTCCGGGAGCAGCCCGCCTTCTGCGTGGACCTCGAGACGACCAGCACCGACGCCACCCGGGCGGACATCGTCGGCTGGGCCGTCTGCTGGCAGGATCACCGGGCCTTCTACATCCCCGTGCAGTCGCCGCAGGGCCAGCCGGCCCTCGACCCGGTCGCGGTGCTGGAGGCGATGCGGCCGATCCTCATCGACCCAGGCAAGACGGTTCACAACCAGAACCTGAAGTACGACCTCACCGTGCTGCTGCGGGCCGGGGGGGACGTCGCCACGGTCGGCGTCGACCCGATGGTCGCTGACTACCTGCTGGCCGCCGGCGAACGGAGCCACAGCCTGGACGCCCTCGCCCGCCGCCATCTCGACCGCCGCACCACGCCGATCACGGACCTCATCGGCAAGGGCAAGGATCAGAAGTTGATGTTCGAGGTGGAGGTCGAGGACGTCGCCGCCTACGCCGCCGAGGACGCGGACGTCGCCTGGCAGCTCGCCGGCCTGATGCGGGAGAAGCTCGAAGCGGAGCACCTGTGGGAGCTCTACGAGACCGTCGAGCGCCCGCTGATCCCCGTCCTGGCTCGGATGGAGCACACGGGCATCTCGTTGGACGTGCCGGAGCTGGAGCGGCAGTCCGCGGAGATCACGGAGCGGCTGAACCAACTCGAGGCGGAGATCCAGACCCTCGCCGGGCGGGAGTTCAATGTTCGCAGCAACAAACAGCTTCAGGAAATCCTGTTCGACGAACTGGGCCTGCCGGTTGTTAAACGCACCAAAACCGGGCCGAGCACCGACTCCGAGGTGCTCGAAAAGCTGGCCCCCAAGCACCCCCTGCCCGCCAAGGTGCAGGAGTACCGCGGGCTGACGAAGCTCCAGGGGACCTACGTGGACGCCCTGCCGAAGCTCGTGCACCCGGAGACCGGCCGGATTCATTGCAGCTTCAATCAGGTCGTCACCTCGACCGGCCGGCTGAGCAGCTCCGACCCGAACCTGCAGAACATCCCCGTCCGCACCGAGGAGGGCCGCCGGGTCCGCAAGGCGTTCGTCCCCGGCGAGCCGGGCTGGAAGCTGCTGGCGGCGGACTACTCGCAGATCGAACTGCGGTTCCTCGCCCACTACAGCGGCGACAGGGCGCTGGTGGACGCCTTCGCCGAGGACCGTGACGTCCACACCGCCGTCGCCGCGGAGATCTTCGGCGTCCCGCTGGAGGAGGTCAGCCCGGACCAGCGCCGGATCGCCAAGACGACGAACTTCGGCGTGATCTACGGCCAAAGCAGCTACGGCCTGTCCGCGACCCTGGGCATCCCGCAGGACGAGGCCCAGACCTTCATCGACGCCTACCTGGAGACCTACCCCGGCGTCCGCAAGCTGATCGAGAAGACGCTCTCCAACGTGCGGAATAGCGGCTACGCCTACACGATTCTCGGCCGTCGGCGGGAGGTGACGGGAATCCGCCCCCGCTACCAGGGCCAGATGAACCTCGCGGAGCGGACGGCGTTCAACGCGGTCATCCAGGGCTCCGCGGCGGACCTCATCAAACTGGCGATGAT
- a CDS encoding GTPase domain-containing protein, whose amino-acid sequence MSPELDRLDQLARIDGLIRRVREWAEEPADVPGVERDAARWEPLADARGLLRRVLGRAEAVRVRLEAPLVVATFGGTGTGKSTLVNALVGEEVALPGKQRPTTTTPTLVAHPDTDLAPLGLPLDRVRVKRADAAALREFILVDCPDPDTTEVEAEGEGAATNLGRLRELLPHCDVLLVVSTQQKYRNARVADELLHAARGCRLLFVQTHAATDGDIREDWRRVLGERFEVAPDDLYFVDSVRAQTEREAGRLPTGEFARLLETLRTELSEHARVAVRRANLLDLLLGALDRADANVRQRRPALDAVGEKLAAEREALTAAMTARLKEELLGNPGVWERRLADAVATAWGVSPFSISLRFYNGIGGYITSSSLFRARNAAAVALVGATMAGQKLRDYHAGNAADAGLDQLGAFGQDDGLLRDARFRLQGFTADAGLPTELLTLTDAQIRDQGVAAEGRFLEGVRGKVDALIKKLAAKNSRTPVRLWYEILLLSLPAVILLRAAKNFFWDTFLHPLIFGDAEVATAAGPVLYGGDYWIAGAVFASLWAGLLVMLFSRRLRRGLDQEVNELARSVSAGRTPAGLFPALDAAVARAAAAADRLHRLAGEAAAARDRLAGAPVAGAGAKRPAGRSAHENAPGA is encoded by the coding sequence ATGTCGCCTGAACTCGATCGCCTGGACCAACTTGCCCGCATCGACGGGCTGATCCGCCGCGTCCGCGAGTGGGCGGAGGAACCGGCGGACGTTCCCGGCGTCGAACGCGACGCGGCCCGCTGGGAACCGCTGGCGGACGCCCGCGGGCTGCTGCGCCGGGTGCTGGGCCGGGCGGAGGCCGTGCGGGTGCGGTTGGAGGCGCCGCTGGTCGTCGCCACCTTCGGCGGCACCGGCACCGGCAAGAGCACGCTGGTCAACGCGCTGGTGGGCGAGGAGGTCGCCCTCCCCGGCAAGCAGCGGCCGACGACCACCACGCCGACGCTCGTCGCCCACCCGGACACCGACCTCGCCCCGCTCGGCCTGCCGCTGGACCGGGTGCGGGTGAAGCGGGCGGACGCCGCGGCACTGCGGGAGTTCATCCTCGTCGACTGCCCCGACCCGGACACCACCGAGGTGGAGGCCGAGGGCGAGGGCGCCGCGACGAACCTCGGCCGCCTGCGGGAGTTGCTCCCGCACTGCGACGTGCTACTGGTCGTCAGCACGCAGCAGAAGTACCGCAACGCCCGGGTCGCCGACGAACTGCTGCACGCCGCCCGCGGCTGCCGCCTGCTGTTCGTTCAGACCCACGCCGCCACGGACGGCGACATCCGCGAGGACTGGCGCCGGGTGCTCGGCGAGCGGTTCGAGGTCGCGCCCGATGACCTGTACTTCGTCGACTCGGTGCGGGCCCAGACGGAGCGCGAGGCCGGCCGTCTGCCGACCGGCGAGTTCGCCCGGCTGCTCGAGACGTTGCGGACGGAACTGTCCGAGCACGCCCGGGTCGCGGTGCGGCGGGCGAATCTGCTCGATCTGCTCCTCGGAGCCCTGGATCGGGCCGACGCCAACGTGCGGCAGCGCCGGCCGGCTCTGGACGCCGTGGGCGAGAAGCTGGCGGCGGAGCGCGAGGCCCTCACCGCCGCGATGACGGCTCGATTGAAAGAGGAACTGCTGGGCAATCCGGGGGTCTGGGAGCGACGACTCGCCGACGCGGTGGCGACCGCCTGGGGCGTGAGCCCGTTCAGCATCTCCCTGCGGTTCTACAACGGCATCGGCGGCTACATCACGTCGTCCAGCCTGTTCCGCGCCCGCAACGCCGCCGCGGTGGCGTTGGTGGGCGCGACGATGGCCGGCCAGAAGCTGCGGGACTACCACGCCGGCAACGCGGCGGACGCGGGGCTGGATCAGCTCGGGGCGTTCGGGCAGGACGACGGTCTGCTGCGGGACGCCCGCTTCCGGTTACAGGGCTTCACCGCCGACGCCGGGCTGCCGACCGAATTGCTGACCCTCACCGACGCGCAGATCCGCGATCAGGGCGTCGCTGCGGAGGGGCGGTTTCTGGAAGGGGTGCGGGGGAAGGTGGACGCCCTGATCAAGAAACTGGCGGCGAAGAACAGCCGCACGCCGGTCCGGCTGTGGTACGAAATCCTGCTGCTCAGCCTGCCGGCGGTGATCCTGCTGCGGGCCGCGAAGAACTTCTTCTGGGACACCTTCCTGCACCCGCTGATCTTTGGCGACGCCGAGGTCGCCACGGCCGCCGGGCCTGTGTTGTACGGCGGGGACTACTGGATTGCCGGGGCGGTGTTCGCCTCGCTGTGGGCCGGGCTGTTGGTGATGCTGTTCAGCCGGCGGTTGCGGCGGGGGCTCGATCAGGAGGTGAACGAACTAGCCCGCAGCGTCTCCGCTGGCCGTACCCCGGCCGGGCTGTTCCCGGCGCTGGACGCCGCCGTCGCCCGGGCGGCGGCGGCGGCGGACCGGCTACACCGACTCGCCGGGGAGGCCGCCGCCGCCCGCGACCGACTCGCCGGCGCCCCGGTCGCCGGAGCGGGGGCAAAGCGGCCTGCCGGCCGCTCGGCGCACGAAAACGCCCCGGGCGCCTGA
- a CDS encoding GTPase: MADLAEFAAAARRLAEAVSALDRHAGALDLRPAKERPWHETLHGKLLPQLPGPGGGGAFLVVAVVGGTNIGKSLIFNHLAGFEASSSSKFASGTKHPTCLVPTGFGESHRLEEIFPGFTPTKLDERDPDAALRADDRDLLFWAESDAVPANLLLLDTPDVDSDAPVNWERAAKIRTAADVLLAVVTEQKYNDAAVVRFFREAGGRHVHGADAAVVVVFNQVHLPEDEQYWPTWVGTFAERTGIAPDLLFLAPHDRVAAKELRLPFHERPWPPDQSEPEAQARLSADGDTLRVALSELHFDEVKLRTLSGAVDRLASPDDGVPAWLREVREAAGRFAAAGEHLMDELTDSKAKWPPVPSAALVDEVRDWWRGRRTGATRRVADAYSVVGGLIAQPLRALRGPKPPPLEGYSKEEFALFRRAVERLFSQLERLRESDPVLAPRLAAALGGAPRAELLERLRADHAACDLDEELAGVVRTEMDALLTNNPRAGRWLRVLDGAAVMGRPALTVGLLGTGVIGTELAAAGITVVADTLVGGAAAAAGEAAGAGAGTLAMRVNAKLARIERRFAERRRAWLERWVRDALLGPLVSDVAHAAALPDSEAFAAVGTALTELQRASGEREPVTVSNSTERAGG, encoded by the coding sequence ATGGCCGATCTCGCGGAGTTCGCCGCCGCGGCCCGCCGACTGGCGGAGGCCGTTTCCGCGTTGGACCGCCACGCCGGCGCGCTCGATCTGCGCCCGGCGAAGGAGCGGCCCTGGCACGAAACGCTGCACGGCAAGCTGCTGCCCCAACTCCCAGGCCCCGGCGGCGGCGGGGCGTTTCTGGTGGTGGCGGTCGTGGGGGGCACGAACATCGGCAAGTCGCTGATCTTCAATCACCTCGCCGGCTTCGAAGCCAGTTCCAGCAGCAAGTTCGCCAGCGGCACCAAGCATCCCACCTGCCTCGTGCCGACCGGGTTCGGTGAGAGCCATCGCCTGGAGGAGATCTTCCCCGGCTTCACCCCCACGAAGCTCGACGAACGGGACCCGGACGCCGCCCTGCGGGCCGACGACCGCGACCTGCTGTTCTGGGCGGAAAGCGACGCGGTCCCGGCGAATCTGCTGCTGCTCGACACGCCGGACGTCGACAGCGACGCCCCGGTCAACTGGGAGCGGGCCGCGAAGATCCGCACCGCCGCCGACGTGTTGCTGGCCGTCGTCACGGAGCAGAAATACAACGACGCCGCCGTCGTGCGGTTCTTCCGCGAAGCCGGCGGCCGGCACGTCCACGGGGCGGACGCGGCGGTCGTAGTCGTCTTCAACCAGGTGCATCTGCCCGAGGACGAGCAGTACTGGCCGACGTGGGTCGGCACGTTCGCGGAACGCACCGGCATCGCGCCGGACCTGCTGTTCCTCGCCCCGCACGATCGGGTGGCGGCGAAAGAACTGCGGCTGCCCTTCCACGAACGCCCTTGGCCGCCGGACCAAAGTGAGCCCGAAGCGCAAGCGAGGCTGTCGGCCGACGGCGACACGCTGCGGGTCGCCCTGTCGGAACTGCACTTCGACGAGGTGAAGCTCCGCACGCTCTCCGGGGCGGTCGATCGACTGGCCAGTCCGGACGACGGCGTCCCGGCGTGGCTGCGCGAGGTGCGGGAGGCCGCCGGGCGGTTCGCGGCGGCGGGCGAACACCTGATGGACGAACTGACCGACAGCAAGGCGAAGTGGCCGCCGGTGCCCTCCGCGGCATTGGTAGACGAGGTCCGCGACTGGTGGCGGGGCCGGCGGACGGGGGCGACCCGCCGGGTCGCCGACGCCTACTCCGTCGTGGGCGGCCTGATCGCCCAGCCGTTACGGGCGCTGCGGGGCCCGAAGCCGCCGCCGCTGGAGGGCTATTCCAAGGAGGAGTTCGCCCTGTTCCGCCGGGCGGTGGAACGGTTATTCAGCCAGCTCGAACGACTGCGGGAGAGCGATCCGGTGCTCGCCCCCCGCCTCGCCGCGGCGTTGGGCGGGGCCCCGCGGGCGGAGCTGCTGGAACGCCTCCGGGCCGACCATGCCGCCTGCGATCTGGACGAGGAACTGGCCGGGGTCGTGCGGACGGAGATGGACGCCCTGCTGACGAACAACCCCCGCGCCGGCCGCTGGCTGCGCGTGCTGGACGGCGCCGCGGTGATGGGCCGGCCGGCGCTGACCGTGGGCTTGCTGGGCACCGGGGTGATCGGCACGGAACTGGCCGCCGCGGGGATCACGGTCGTGGCGGACACGCTGGTCGGCGGGGCCGCCGCCGCCGCGGGCGAAGCGGCCGGCGCCGGGGCCGGCACTCTCGCCATGCGGGTGAACGCCAAGCTCGCCCGGATCGAACGCCGCTTCGCGGAGCGGCGTCGGGCCTGGCTCGAACGCTGGGTGCGGGACGCGCTGCTGGGGCCGCTGGTCTCCGACGTCGCCCACGCCGCCGCCCTGCCCGACTCCGAAGCGTTCGCCGCGGTGGGAACGGCGTTGACCGAACTGCAGCGGGCGAGCGGGGAACGCGAGCCGGTCACGGTTTCCAACAGCACAGAACGCGCGGGGGGCTGA
- a CDS encoding tetratricopeptide repeat protein, giving the protein MTPSPDDPLRFKFRFLNEQGQPAGLFRKKGRWDGETLTLDDVTLPAAALMDVQARDKLLFLVVPVENDSTAEEAAGPRAGTIGASFSGNATAQSLKSALDVARSAAWAESHREQLEAAGRGAAFRSATCPHCEATAVLSDMPKTPQVFCAFCETLWTERAAADPPAWETAHRICDECGYFAAPRKFTVFYFYFLLVVYGWNVRATWRCPACMRGDAWKMLVVNAPFVLGVPVALTQLARTYGSDLTGGPYAGLDAGNKAARAGKFDAAIARYRAILERLGAAAGVKYNLGLALAGEGETNRAADAFLASLDDCANYAPAYQRVAPLLEQSGRTEELAELRRQWA; this is encoded by the coding sequence GTGACACCCTCCCCTGACGACCCGCTGCGGTTCAAGTTTCGCTTCCTCAACGAGCAGGGCCAACCGGCCGGCCTGTTTCGGAAAAAGGGGCGTTGGGACGGCGAGACGCTGACGCTCGACGACGTCACCCTGCCCGCCGCCGCCCTGATGGACGTCCAGGCGCGGGACAAACTGCTGTTCCTCGTCGTCCCCGTGGAGAACGACTCAACGGCAGAGGAAGCCGCCGGCCCGCGGGCGGGTACGATCGGGGCGTCGTTTTCCGGGAATGCGACCGCGCAGTCGCTGAAGTCCGCGTTGGACGTCGCCCGGAGCGCGGCATGGGCCGAATCGCACCGGGAGCAGTTGGAGGCGGCCGGCCGCGGCGCCGCGTTTCGCTCCGCAACCTGCCCGCACTGCGAGGCGACCGCGGTGCTGAGCGACATGCCCAAGACCCCGCAGGTGTTCTGCGCCTTCTGTGAGACCCTCTGGACTGAACGCGCCGCCGCCGATCCGCCGGCGTGGGAGACGGCGCACCGCATCTGCGACGAGTGCGGCTACTTCGCCGCCCCGCGGAAGTTCACGGTGTTCTACTTCTACTTCCTGCTGGTCGTGTACGGCTGGAACGTCCGCGCGACGTGGCGCTGCCCGGCCTGCATGCGCGGTGATGCCTGGAAGATGCTGGTCGTCAACGCCCCGTTCGTCCTCGGCGTGCCGGTGGCCCTCACGCAGTTGGCCCGCACCTACGGCAGCGACTTGACCGGCGGACCCTACGCGGGCCTGGACGCCGGCAACAAAGCGGCCCGGGCCGGGAAGTTCGACGCGGCCATCGCCAGGTACCGGGCGATCCTCGAACGCCTCGGGGCCGCGGCGGGGGTGAAGTACAACCTCGGTCTGGCGCTGGCCGGCGAGGGCGAGACGAACCGGGCCGCCGACGCCTTCCTCGCCAGTCTGGACGACTGCGCGAACTACGCCCCGGCCTACCAGCGGGTCGCCCCGCTGTTGGAGCAGTCCGGGCGGACGGAAGAACTCGCGGAGTTGCGGAGGCAGTGGGCGTGA
- a CDS encoding PhoH family protein produces MSAPAALRSPVAFDSHSGASDFGAGLDAAAGEEQPNLASPGGPPSPDELAADDETLEDAADDVRTPDTGPVPKTFVLDTNVILHDSQCLRSFAEHDVAVPMTVLEELDRFKKGAEEKHFHARRFLRELDGLTGELLSTAGIGLGEAGDGSKLGRVRVVMGRRDDPAIQGVFTEDTPDHRILAAAMAVHRAEGDQRIVVLVTKDTNLRMKAKALGLIAQDWENDKVESHEALYTGKRIVQNMPSETVDRFYSPPGSVPAAELPEVVGPIANENFILRNGSKSALATYLPGPREFRRVEKSTVYGIAPRNAEQSFAVRALLDDDVRLVSLTGKAGSGKTLLALAAALAQRTKYRQILLARPVVPLSNRDLGFLPGDIGAKLDPYMQPLHDNLSVIRHALGDESEDAKRIPLMLETGKLEISPLAYIRGRSLPRIYFIIDEAQNLTPHEVKTIVTRAGEGTKIVLTGDVKQIDHPYLDGLSNGLSHLIHRMTGQPLYAHVTLEKGERSELAELASDLL; encoded by the coding sequence ATGTCCGCTCCGGCCGCTTTGCGTTCGCCCGTCGCCTTCGACAGCCACTCCGGCGCCTCGGACTTCGGCGCAGGACTCGACGCCGCCGCCGGGGAGGAGCAGCCGAACCTCGCCTCGCCCGGCGGCCCCCCTTCGCCCGACGAACTCGCCGCGGACGACGAAACCCTGGAGGACGCCGCGGACGACGTGCGTACCCCGGACACCGGCCCGGTGCCCAAGACGTTCGTGCTGGATACGAACGTGATCCTGCACGACTCCCAGTGCCTGCGGAGCTTCGCCGAGCACGACGTCGCGGTTCCGATGACGGTGCTGGAAGAACTCGACCGCTTCAAGAAGGGGGCGGAGGAAAAGCACTTCCACGCCCGGCGCTTTCTGCGGGAACTGGACGGGCTGACGGGCGAACTGCTCTCCACCGCCGGCATCGGCCTCGGCGAGGCGGGTGACGGCTCGAAGTTGGGCCGGGTGCGGGTCGTGATGGGCCGCCGGGACGACCCGGCGATCCAGGGGGTGTTCACCGAGGACACCCCGGACCACCGCATCCTCGCCGCCGCGATGGCCGTGCACCGGGCGGAGGGCGATCAGCGGATCGTGGTCCTCGTCACCAAGGACACCAACCTGCGGATGAAGGCCAAGGCGCTGGGCCTGATCGCCCAGGACTGGGAGAACGACAAGGTGGAGAGCCACGAGGCCCTCTACACCGGCAAGCGGATCGTCCAGAACATGCCGTCGGAAACGGTCGACCGTTTCTATTCCCCCCCCGGCAGCGTGCCGGCGGCCGAGCTGCCGGAGGTGGTCGGCCCGATCGCCAACGAGAACTTCATCCTCCGCAACGGCTCCAAGTCCGCCCTGGCGACCTACCTGCCCGGCCCGCGGGAGTTCCGCCGGGTCGAAAAATCGACGGTCTACGGCATCGCCCCCCGCAACGCGGAGCAGAGCTTCGCCGTCCGGGCGCTGCTGGACGACGACGTGCGGTTGGTCTCGCTGACCGGCAAGGCGGGCAGCGGCAAAACCCTGCTGGCCCTCGCCGCGGCGCTGGCCCAGCGGACGAAGTACCGCCAGATCCTGCTGGCCCGTCCCGTCGTGCCGCTGTCGAACCGGGACCTCGGCTTCCTGCCGGGCGACATCGGAGCGAAGCTCGACCCCTACATGCAACCGCTGCACGACAACCTGTCCGTCATCCGGCACGCCCTCGGCGACGAGAGCGAGGACGCCAAGCGCATCCCCCTGATGCTGGAGACCGGCAAGCTGGAGATCAGCCCGCTGGCCTACATTCGCGGCCGCAGCCTGCCCCGCATCTACTTCATCATCGACGAGGCCCAGAACCTCACCCCGCACGAGGTGAAAACGATCGTCACCCGGGCCGGCGAGGGGACCAAAATCGTGCTCACCGGCGACGTGAAGCAGATCGACCACCCCTACCTCGACGGCCTCTCCAACGGTTTATCGCACCTGATCCACCGCATGACCGGGCAGCCGCTGTACGCCCACGTCACGCTGGAGAAGGGCGAACGCAGCGAACTGGCCGAACTCGCCAGCGACCTGCTCTGA
- a CDS encoding CpaF family protein encodes MSAARTAARPGRPSTGRPGEQMDFEDLKRLIHGKLVDKLDLSRLGDLEGDTLRREIRLVVEHLCDTENPLLNRGERERLVEEVLDETFGFGPLEILLKEEGVADIMINGPKCVYIEKEGRILKSPVTFRDNDHLLQILDRIVSKVGRRIDETSPMCDARLPDGSRVNAIIAPLALDGAAITIRRFGSNPLTLEDLLKFGAFTPEMVMLLEGAMKARLNVLVSGGTGSGKTTLLNTLSSFIQPDQRIITIEDAAELQLQQPHTLRLETRPPNIEGKGAVTATDLVKNALRMRPDRIIIGECRGPEALDMLQAMNTGHEGSLTTIHANTPRDAVSRLETMISMGGVELPIRALRHQFASAVDLIIQANRLQGGPRKVTDITEVVGMEGDTIVMQKIFEFVQDGIGENGKAFGHFESTGVRPTFMDRLESAGVKLPHNLFAARRLG; translated from the coding sequence ATGTCCGCCGCCCGCACCGCCGCCCGCCCCGGCCGCCCCTCGACCGGTCGCCCCGGCGAGCAGATGGATTTCGAAGACTTAAAGCGCCTGATCCACGGCAAACTGGTCGACAAGCTCGACCTGTCCCGCCTCGGCGACCTGGAGGGGGACACCCTCCGGCGGGAGATCCGCCTCGTCGTCGAACACCTCTGCGACACCGAAAACCCGCTGTTGAACCGCGGCGAGCGGGAGCGGCTCGTCGAGGAGGTCCTAGACGAAACCTTCGGCTTCGGTCCGCTGGAGATCCTCCTCAAAGAGGAGGGCGTCGCGGACATCATGATCAACGGCCCGAAGTGCGTTTATATTGAGAAAGAAGGCCGCATCCTGAAAAGCCCGGTGACGTTCCGGGACAACGATCACCTGCTGCAGATCCTCGACCGGATCGTCTCCAAGGTCGGCCGGCGGATCGACGAAACCAGCCCGATGTGCGACGCCCGCCTGCCGGACGGCTCCCGGGTGAACGCCATCATCGCCCCGCTGGCGCTGGACGGCGCCGCGATCACCATTCGGCGGTTCGGCTCGAACCCGCTGACGCTGGAAGACCTGCTCAAGTTCGGGGCCTTCACCCCGGAGATGGTCATGCTGCTGGAAGGGGCCATGAAGGCCCGGCTGAACGTGCTCGTCTCCGGCGGCACCGGCTCCGGCAAAACGACGTTGCTTAATACGCTGTCCAGCTTTATTCAGCCGGACCAGCGGATTATCACCATTGAGGACGCGGCGGAGCTTCAACTCCAGCAACCGCACACCCTGCGCCTGGAAACCCGTCCGCCGAACATCGAGGGGAAGGGCGCCGTGACGGCGACCGATCTCGTCAAGAACGCGCTGCGGATGCGGCCGGACCGGATCATCATCGGCGAGTGCCGCGGACCGGAGGCCCTGGACATGCTCCAGGCCATGAACACCGGCCACGAAGGCTCCCTGACGACCATCCACGCCAACACCCCGCGGGACGCGGTGAGCCGCCTGGAAACGATGATTTCCATGGGCGGCGTCGAACTGCCGATCCGGGCGCTGCGTCATCAATTCGCCAGCGCCGTGGACCTCATTATTCAGGCCAACCGCCTCCAGGGCGGGCCGCGCAAGGTTACGGATATAACAGAAGTCGTCGGCATGGAAGGGGATACCATCGTCATGCAGAAAATCTTCGAGTTCGTGCAGGACGGCATCGGCGAGAACGGCAAGGCCTTCGGCCACTTCGAAAGCACCGGCGTGCGGCCGACGTTTATGGACCGGCTCGAGTCGGCGGGCGTGAAGCTGCCGCACAACCTGTTCGCCGCCCGGCGCCTGGGTTGA